A genomic stretch from Phenylobacterium hankyongense includes:
- a CDS encoding VOC family protein produces the protein VVADADEAHADLSGRGIDVSPVDDQPWGRFVYFADPDGNRWALQQITTR, from the coding sequence GGTCGTCGCCGACGCCGACGAGGCCCACGCCGACCTCTCCGGCCGCGGCATCGACGTCAGCCCCGTCGACGACCAGCCCTGGGGCCGGTTCGTCTACTTCGCCGACCCCGACGGCAACCGCTGGGCCCTCCAGCAGATCACCACCCGCTGA